A genomic segment from Rhizoctonia solani chromosome 11, complete sequence encodes:
- a CDS encoding beta-1,4-D-glucan cellobiohydrolase, which translates to MARSTIALFSLSLSLLASSGGCVTQSNAKVVLDANWRWVHNTGGYTNCYTGQAWDSTLCPDPKTCATNCAVDGADYSGTYGITTSGNELSLRFVTGSNVAPLRTQRRPLLLGDGCRWWNVKYPTNKAGAKYGTGYCDAQCPRDIKFINGEANVSGWKGSDSDPNSGTGQYGTCCTEMDIWEANSVSTAYTPHPCSANGQERCDGDGCASVCDQAGCDFNSFRMGDKSFYGTTVDPKQKVTVVTQFITADGTATGELSEIRRIYVQNGKVIQNSKTQISGMDSYDSITPEFCTAQKKAFSDNDTFAARGGFSGMSKAFDNGMVLVMSIWDDHAANMLWLDSNYPADRDASQPGVARGTCATTSGAPSDVEKNSGSATVKFSNIRFGDLDSTYTA; encoded by the exons ATGGCACGCTCCACTATTGCTTTGttttccctttccctttctCTGTTGGCGTCT TCCGGCGGATGCGTTACCCAATCTAACGCAAAGGTCGTCCTCGACGCCAACTGGCGCTGGGTCCACAACACCGGGGGCTACACCAACTGCTATACTGGCCAAGCCTGGGACTCCACCCTCTGCCCCGATCCCAAGACTTGCGCTACCAACTGCGCTGTCGATGGAGCTGATTACAGCGGCACCTACGGTATCACCACCAGCGGCAACGAACTCTCCCTCAGGTTCGTCACCGGATCCAACGTTG CTCCCTTGCGGACTCAACGGCGCCCTTTACTTCTCGGAGATGGATGCAGATGGTGGAATGTCAAGTACCCAACCAACAAGGCTGGTGCCAAGTACGGCACTGGGTACTGCGATGCGCAATGCCCTCGTGACATCAAGTTTATCAACGGAGAG GCCAACGTCAGCGGATGGAAGGGCTCTGACAGTGACCCCAACTCCGGTACCGGTCAGTATGGTACCTGCTGCACGGAGATGGATATCTGGGAGGCGAACTCGGTTTCCACCGCATATACCCCTCACCCTTGCTCGGCTAACGGCCAGGAGAGGTGCGACGGAGATGGCTGTGCTTCCGTCTGCGACCAAGCTGGATGCGACTTCAACTCGTTCCGCATGGGAGACAAGAGCTTCTACGGTACAACCGTTGACCCCAAGCAAAAGGTGACTGTCGTCACTCAATTCATCACTGCCGACGGTACCGCTACCGGTGAACTCTCCGAGATCAGGCGCATCTACGTCCAGAACGGCAAGGTCATTCAAAACTCGAAGACACAAATCTCCGGCATGGACTCTTACGATTCGATCACCCCCGAATTCTGCACTGCTCAAAAGAAGGCATTCTCTGACAACGACACCTTCGCCGCTCGCGGTGGATTCTCTGGCATGAGCAAGGCCTTTGATAACGGAATGGTTTTGGTCATGAGCATCTGGGACGACCACGCTGCCAACATGCTCTGGCTCGACAGCAACTACCCCGCCGACCGCGATGCTAGCCAACCTGGCGTTGCTCGTGGTACTTGCGCTACTACATCCGGTGCTCCTTCCGATGTCGAAAAGAATTCCGGTAGCGCTACCGTCAAGTTCTCGAACATCCGCTTCGGTGACCTCGACTCTACCTACACTGCATAA
- a CDS encoding Abhydrolase domain-containing protein: MTPRNSLKFITIVTLASLARFSSAISIRNTQRISWTPCGNATLPRECGRFEVPLDYADNAAGTGSLAVARLNATVSPRLGTIFINPGGPGESGVDWVLSDDMFLILNGTGGQYDIVSWDPRGVGSTVPRVDCFESRAEEKKFWNGSIRGSDSLEVRTDLRNTTARDEFYSHLDEVDEILIKFGKQCNSQSKDMLKYVGTAATVRDMVALHDYLEGTRLINYWGVSYGTILGSYFVNMFPERVGRIIIDGVVNPWDWAVHQPLQIVYGSINSSDANFNAFASHCAAAGPSKCAISQQNSTTESIRNWVFDLISLAYDHTVATGGTVITSGQLRAFLWGSLYHPRQWPDLAQSLAQISAALSNPTSSPGTHQVRDFSRQVHPVPLVGRDNNASTSDPAKVYAYQAITCADAVDAGNSTTKQGFDTIVDITNNYTRMFGPFIWFSGEMYCHHWPVRAVERFTGPFNHTLQNKIMVIGNLYDPITPFASAKAVAEGLGDSAVLLKHNGYGHTSLFMHSSCTVAATSNYFTAGELPPAGTVCETDEKLFP; encoded by the exons ATGACCCCGAGAAATTCTCTCAAGTTTATTACCATTGTGACTCTAGCTAGTCTTGCTCGCTTTTCCTCTGCTATCTCTATCCGCAACACACAGCGCATTTCATGGACGCCTTGTGGCAATGCAACTCTACCCCGCGAGTGTGGGCGATTTGAAGTGCCGTTGGACTATGCAGACAATGCGGCCGGTACTGGATCTTTGGCAGTCGCTAGGCTCAATGCTACAGTTTCACCTCGTCTGGGAACTATTTTTATCAATCCTGGTGGCCCAG GCGAAAGTGGTGTCGATTGGGTACTTAGTGATGACATGTTTCTCATTCTGAACGGCACCGGCGGCCAATATGACATTGTTA GCTGGGACCCTCGCGGAGTCGGAAGTACCGTACCCAGGGTTGATTGTTTTGAATCGAGGGCAGAGGAGAAAAAGTTCTGGAACGGATCCATTCGTGGTAGCGATAGTCTTGAAGTTCGGACCGACCTTAGAAACACCACCGCACGGGACGAGTTTTATTCGCACCTCGATGAGGTGGACGAGATACTCATCAAGTTTGGAAAGCAATGCAACTCTCAAAGTAAGGATATGCTGAAATACGTCGGAACGGCTGCCACAGTTCGGGATATGGTTGCCTTGCATGATtacttggaaggaacccGTCTGATCAACTATTGGGGAGTTTC ATATGGGACCATACTTGGGAGCTATTTCGTAAATA TGTTTCCTGAACGAGTTGGACGGATTATCATCGATGGTGTCGTCAATCCATGGGATTGGGCTGTGCATCAGCCTCTACAA ATTGTGTATGGCTCAATAAACTCGAGTGATGCCAACTTCAACGCATTTGCTTCCCACTGCGCCGCTGCCGGTCCATCTAAATGTGCTATTTCTCAGCAAAACTCTACCACAGAAAGTATTCGGAACTGGGTCTTTGATTTGATTTCT CTTGCATACGATCATACAGTGGCTACTGGAGGGACAGTCATTACTTCTGGACAATTAAGAG CGTTCCTGTGGGGGAGCCTGTATCATCCAAGACAGTGGCCCGATTTGGCTCAGAGCCTTGCTCAAATCTCAGCAGCGCTTTCCAATCCCACTAGCTCGCCCGGTACCCATCAAGTTCGCGATTTTTCTCGTCAGGTCCATCCGGTGCCTCTTGTGGGACGTGACAATAATGCGAGCACATCTGATCCGGCCAAAGTTTACGCCTATCAAGCGATCACTTGTGCCGATGCTGTTGATGCAGGGAACAGCACCACTAAACAAGGGTTCGATACTATTGTGGATATTACTAATAACTATACTCGGATGT TCGGGCCTTTCATATGGTTTTCT GGCGAGATGTACTGCCACCATTGGCCTGTTCGCGCTGTGGAGCGTTTCACTGGACCGTTCAACCACACACTTCAGAATAAAATAATGGTGATTG GAAATTTATACGACCCCATCACTCCGTTTGCCTCAGCCAAAGCAGTGGCTGAAGGTCTCGGAGATTCAGCAGTGTTATTGAAGCATAACGGATATGGA CACACCTCTTTATTCATGCACTCCAGCTG CACTGTTGCTGCGACCAGCAATTACTTTACAGCCGGAGAGCTCCCACCAGCGGGAACCGTCTGCGAG ACGGATGAAAAGCTGTTCCCTTGA